A single window of Achromobacter xylosoxidans DNA harbors:
- a CDS encoding type II secretion system F family protein: MLQAGVVAGLALVLALAAVLLWRHANSGQRRAASSAFLEDQLRRSRGAPVSDKMPFAQGSRALRSGFSRWDMLLLQGGVRQSPAFYARLALPILAGALLAWTLLGWLSGLVTLVLLAVFAYFLLWLRADRRQRRRVSQLPAFLDNIVRLVTIGNSMAAAFQTAAASTDEPLREVVETAAALSRSAKELDAALVQVSRQYDMKELYMVAAVVSVALRFGGRSDQVLERMAAFMRDIGQARAELSASSAEIRLSAWILALLPLGIAGFIMVANNDLFMGLWVDPLGFKMLLTAVCLQVAGSYILYRMAKAI, encoded by the coding sequence ATGCTGCAAGCCGGGGTGGTCGCGGGTCTGGCGCTGGTGCTGGCCTTGGCGGCGGTGCTGCTGTGGCGCCACGCCAACAGCGGCCAGCGGCGGGCCGCCAGTTCCGCGTTCCTGGAAGACCAGTTGCGGCGCAGCCGCGGCGCGCCGGTGAGCGACAAGATGCCTTTCGCGCAGGGTTCGCGCGCCCTGCGCAGCGGCTTTTCGCGCTGGGACATGCTGCTGCTGCAGGGCGGCGTGCGCCAGAGCCCGGCCTTCTACGCCAGGCTGGCGCTGCCGATCCTGGCCGGCGCGCTGCTGGCCTGGACGTTGCTGGGCTGGCTGTCCGGGCTGGTGACGCTGGTGCTGCTGGCGGTGTTCGCCTATTTCCTGCTATGGCTGCGCGCCGACCGGCGCCAACGCCGGCGGGTGTCGCAACTGCCGGCTTTCCTGGACAACATCGTGCGCCTGGTCACCATCGGCAACAGCATGGCGGCGGCCTTCCAGACCGCGGCGGCCAGCACCGACGAGCCGCTGCGCGAAGTGGTCGAGACCGCCGCCGCGCTGAGCCGCTCGGCCAAGGAACTGGACGCCGCGCTGGTGCAGGTTTCGCGCCAGTACGACATGAAGGAGCTCTACATGGTGGCGGCGGTGGTCTCGGTGGCGCTGCGCTTTGGCGGCCGCAGCGACCAGGTGCTCGAACGCATGGCGGCGTTCATGCGCGATATCGGCCAGGCGCGCGCCGAACTGTCGGCCAGCTCGGCCGAGATCCGGCTGTCGGCCTGGATCCTGGCGCTGCTGCCGCTGGGCATCGCCGGCTTCATCATGGTGGCCAACAATGACCTCTTCATGGGCCTGTGGGTCGACCCGCTGGGCTTCAAGATGCTGCTGACGGCGGTCTGCCTGCAGGTGGCCGGCTCGTACATCCTGTATCGCATGGCCAAGGCCATCTGA
- a CDS encoding TadE/TadG family type IV pilus assembly protein, with protein MVFFLVFYAILTYALVFTAQHSVTLAAQDGARKVLQWQPGAASLTVRANAGRDTALDRSGWITAMSSAAVAVAVCGPGGTLSSTGGGTCSGLPLSADQIEVTVSYPYGANPLIPNLPLLAQALMPPSSVLTARATVHLGNALDGSN; from the coding sequence GTGGTGTTTTTCCTGGTGTTCTACGCGATCCTGACGTACGCACTGGTCTTCACCGCCCAGCATTCAGTCACCCTGGCGGCGCAGGACGGCGCCCGCAAGGTCCTGCAGTGGCAGCCGGGCGCCGCGTCCCTTACGGTGCGGGCCAATGCCGGCCGCGATACGGCGCTGGATCGCTCGGGCTGGATCACCGCCATGTCCTCGGCCGCGGTGGCGGTGGCGGTGTGCGGCCCCGGCGGCACGCTCAGCAGCACCGGCGGGGGCACCTGCAGCGGCTTGCCGTTGAGCGCCGACCAGATCGAAGTCACGGTCAGCTACCCCTATGGCGCCAACCCGCTGATCCCCAATCTGCCGTTGCTGGCCCAGGCCCTGATGCCGCCTTCGAGTGTGTTGACGGCCCGCGCCACGGTCCACCTGGGCAATGCGCTGGACGGGAGCAATTGA
- a CDS encoding MHYT domain-containing protein, whose protein sequence is MNPGDIVPLSFHAGLVALSFLIAVLGSYVALLAAVGIRAETRDGEIRIGYIIIGALAMGGVGIWSMHFIGMQAQQLPFEVGYQTGLTALSFLVAAGFSGWAFWYVGRDRFTFTRCLVGGLAAGLGVAAMHYVGISAMRMPAVFMWNLPMVVLSVLIAVIAASAALWLAFNTQNEFQRAAAAILMAVAVCGMHYTGVAAGTVVCTTPREFSSMQIGGVMLPYIAFALSAVMLLVMRWHLQRASRRFRARLAQRIDSIIESAPAVEGGRAPGSTLGPG, encoded by the coding sequence ATGAACCCGGGCGATATCGTTCCGCTGTCGTTCCATGCCGGGCTGGTGGCGCTGTCGTTCCTGATCGCGGTCCTCGGCTCCTACGTCGCCTTGCTGGCCGCGGTGGGCATCCGGGCGGAAACGCGGGACGGCGAGATCCGCATCGGTTACATCATCATCGGCGCGCTGGCGATGGGCGGGGTGGGTATCTGGAGCATGCATTTCATCGGCATGCAGGCGCAGCAGCTGCCGTTCGAGGTGGGTTACCAGACGGGATTGACGGCGCTCAGTTTCCTGGTGGCCGCCGGTTTTTCCGGCTGGGCCTTCTGGTATGTCGGCCGCGACCGTTTCACATTTACGCGCTGCCTGGTGGGCGGCCTGGCCGCCGGTCTCGGCGTGGCGGCCATGCATTATGTGGGCATCAGCGCCATGCGCATGCCGGCGGTATTCATGTGGAATCTGCCGATGGTGGTTTTATCGGTGCTCATAGCGGTTATTGCCGCGTCAGCCGCATTGTGGCTGGCCTTCAACACGCAGAATGAGTTTCAGCGCGCCGCCGCGGCCATTTTGATGGCGGTGGCGGTGTGCGGCATGCATTACACGGGCGTGGCGGCCGGCACGGTGGTCTGCACCACGCCGCGCGAATTCTCCAGCATGCAGATCGGCGGGGTGATGCTGCCGTATATCGCGTTCGCGCTGTCGGCGGTCATGCTGCTGGTGATGCGTTGGCATTTGCAGCGGGCCTCGCGCCGTTTCCGCGCGCGCCTTGCGCAACGTATCGATTCGATCATTGAATCGGCGCCGGCGGTGGAGGGGGGCAGGGCGCCCGGCTCCACGCTGGGGCCGGGTTGA
- the cpaB gene encoding Flp pilus assembly protein CpaB encodes MSSLSKIIAGVLLAAGLVLAFVAWRLASQPSPPPPAPASPVATQASAPAEPPAKRYPVVVAAAAIPAGTRIDGARMLKVDQWQVALSGSYSSPAPLQGAYARVDIAAGDPLLPSMLAQGLGRQLKPGERAVAIAVDEVVGGGNRIAPGDLVDVFFLLEKGVEIQAGQARLLQSRVRVLAYGTASVDGPEDKGTLPGPPGQPARTAVLAVPVEQVSELLLAGRSGRLQLALRPVGDDGGPDTQLFAQRGAVLPPRPDLTPEQRALLQSGPNRAYAGESLAQLEGTTPAARPAAVRATGGGGGRSVEILRGDKSERVRY; translated from the coding sequence ATGAGCAGTCTGAGCAAGATCATCGCGGGTGTATTGCTGGCGGCGGGCCTGGTGCTGGCGTTCGTGGCGTGGCGCCTGGCCTCGCAGCCTTCCCCCCCGCCACCGGCCCCGGCCAGCCCGGTCGCCACCCAGGCGAGCGCGCCGGCCGAGCCGCCGGCCAAGCGCTATCCGGTGGTGGTGGCTGCCGCCGCGATCCCGGCCGGCACCCGCATCGATGGCGCCAGGATGCTCAAGGTGGACCAATGGCAGGTGGCGCTGTCGGGCAGCTACAGCTCGCCCGCGCCGCTGCAGGGCGCCTATGCCCGCGTCGATATCGCCGCGGGCGATCCGCTGTTGCCCAGCATGCTGGCGCAGGGCCTGGGCCGCCAGCTCAAGCCGGGCGAACGCGCGGTGGCGATCGCGGTGGACGAAGTGGTGGGCGGCGGCAACCGCATCGCGCCGGGGGACCTGGTGGACGTGTTCTTCCTGCTGGAGAAGGGCGTCGAGATCCAGGCCGGACAGGCCCGGCTGCTGCAGTCGCGGGTGCGCGTGCTGGCCTATGGCACGGCGTCGGTGGACGGCCCCGAGGACAAAGGCACGCTGCCGGGCCCGCCGGGCCAGCCGGCCAGGACCGCGGTGCTGGCGGTGCCGGTCGAGCAGGTCAGCGAGTTGCTGTTGGCGGGCCGCTCCGGCCGCCTGCAACTGGCCTTGCGCCCGGTCGGCGATGACGGCGGGCCCGATACCCAGTTGTTCGCGCAGCGCGGCGCCGTGCTGCCGCCGCGGCCGGACCTGACGCCCGAGCAGCGCGCCTTGCTGCAGAGCGGCCCGAACCGCGCCTACGCCGGCGAAAGCCTGGCGCAGCTCGAGGGCACGACGCCGGCGGCCAGGCCCGCGGCGGTCCGCGCCACCGGCGGTGGCGGCGGGCGCAGCGTCGAAATATTGCGAGGAGACAAATCCGAGCGCGTGCGCTATTGA
- a CDS encoding prepilin peptidase: MIYTDLRYRRVPNTLIVAGFAGQALWLLAAWLAPAWGYPPRWAGWPMALAGFALALPFFPLWSRRLMGAGDVKAIAILGLLAGFAPLVMTLVAASLLAGLHALSYLFLSRSRALPLRARQTPYGAYLGVAALSVALIPLNSAWYSWCFSWCSTRS, encoded by the coding sequence TTGATATACACCGATCTGCGCTATCGCCGCGTACCCAACACGCTTATCGTCGCGGGCTTCGCGGGACAGGCGCTGTGGCTGCTGGCGGCATGGCTGGCGCCGGCATGGGGGTATCCGCCGCGCTGGGCCGGCTGGCCCATGGCATTGGCCGGATTCGCGCTGGCCTTGCCGTTCTTTCCGCTCTGGAGCCGGCGCCTGATGGGCGCGGGCGACGTCAAGGCGATCGCCATCCTCGGATTGCTGGCGGGCTTCGCGCCGCTGGTGATGACGTTGGTGGCCGCCAGCCTGCTGGCCGGCCTGCATGCCTTGTCGTACCTGTTTCTTTCCCGAAGCCGGGCGCTGCCGCTTCGGGCCCGCCAGACGCCGTACGGCGCCTATCTGGGCGTTGCCGCGCTCAGCGTGGCGCTTATTCCCTTGAATTCGGCCTGGTATTCGTGGTGTTTTTCCTGGTGTTCTACGCGATCCTGA
- a CDS encoding TadE/TadG family type IV pilus assembly protein, which translates to MDRHRDPDEPRGRRRVQRGIATLEFSLTVTMLLMFVCAVVGYGVLFWMQQQLASAASEGARAAVHARFAGQADVPTVACAAAMSVFGAGSAVACSTTNAQCSWEGAEGKTATCATVTMAFKVDDWPVLSTFQALIAMLPGTDKNWIPTRLSSKAIVQISQGTP; encoded by the coding sequence ATGGACAGGCACCGCGATCCCGATGAGCCCCGCGGCCGCCGGCGTGTCCAACGCGGCATCGCCACGCTCGAGTTTTCGCTGACGGTGACCATGCTGCTGATGTTCGTCTGCGCCGTGGTCGGCTATGGCGTGCTGTTCTGGATGCAGCAGCAATTGGCATCGGCCGCGTCCGAAGGCGCGCGCGCGGCGGTCCATGCGCGCTTTGCCGGCCAGGCGGACGTGCCGACCGTGGCCTGTGCGGCGGCGATGAGCGTGTTCGGCGCCGGATCGGCGGTGGCATGCTCGACCACCAATGCGCAATGTTCCTGGGAGGGGGCGGAGGGCAAGACGGCGACGTGCGCCACGGTCACCATGGCTTTCAAGGTGGACGACTGGCCGGTGCTGTCGACCTTCCAGGCCCTGATTGCCATGTTGCCCGGGACGGACAAGAACTGGATTCCGACCCGCCTGTCATCGAAGGCCATCGTGCAAATTTCGCAAGGGACACCATGA
- a CDS encoding Flp family type IVb pilin, which produces MKAKLAQFWNEEEGITALEYGLIAGTIAVALVAALATFTGALGDLFTSLQAKLAAAST; this is translated from the coding sequence ATGAAAGCGAAACTTGCGCAGTTCTGGAACGAAGAAGAAGGCATCACCGCCCTGGAATACGGCCTGATCGCGGGCACCATCGCGGTGGCGCTGGTAGCGGCTTTGGCGACATTCACGGGCGCGCTCGGCGACCTGTTCACGTCGCTGCAAGCAAAGCTGGCCGCCGCGTCCACGTGA
- a CDS encoding MinD/ParA family protein translates to MSDMKTHAREWVGLQNGNRFLFCSKGDGVAAQLGQALGDMGLLTQEVPGVEELGRRLAEIEPQVVFLDFTLSEDEPGKLFKSAELARLLARIAPAIPRVAVGLLSQPEGAIAALRAGVSDFVDPTVAPQEVKDVVQRLLDVPASGGRMDGSRRSVLLLGARPGVGTSTLAVHLAGMVQDRLKQQHLARAAAAGAKAAKPAADAGSHLPLSSRVALMDLGWPVGDCQLYLNIGGDFDFAEAARNLRRLDSTLLGSAMSHTPNGLSVLALPRDLGQMRDVSQSDSLLVFERMRQHFGVVVADSGGFTNPEFVAGLARASQQNWIVTDQSVGALVSLAGLLQELEQLHVERRSLGLIVNRYDERYGMTAQQIAERFQLELVGTLPDRTLALMVCTNQGHLLHEEAERDIYVRAVQALAEKLSAEENTPGGRASWLATWLPGVHRRMVVE, encoded by the coding sequence GTGAGCGATATGAAGACACATGCCAGGGAGTGGGTTGGCTTGCAGAACGGCAACCGGTTTCTATTTTGTTCCAAGGGCGACGGCGTCGCCGCGCAGCTCGGGCAGGCGCTGGGCGACATGGGCCTGCTGACCCAGGAAGTGCCCGGCGTCGAAGAACTGGGCAGGCGCCTGGCCGAGATCGAACCGCAGGTGGTGTTCCTGGATTTCACCTTGAGCGAGGACGAGCCGGGCAAGCTGTTCAAGTCGGCCGAACTGGCGCGCCTGCTGGCCCGCATCGCGCCGGCGATTCCGCGGGTCGCGGTCGGCCTGCTGAGCCAGCCGGAAGGCGCCATCGCAGCCCTGCGTGCCGGCGTCAGCGATTTCGTCGACCCGACCGTGGCGCCGCAGGAGGTCAAGGACGTGGTGCAGCGGCTGCTGGACGTGCCGGCCAGCGGCGGCCGCATGGATGGCTCGCGCCGCAGCGTGCTGCTGCTGGGCGCGCGCCCGGGCGTGGGCACCAGTACCCTGGCGGTGCACCTGGCCGGCATGGTGCAGGACCGGCTCAAGCAGCAGCACCTGGCGCGCGCCGCGGCGGCGGGCGCCAAGGCCGCCAAGCCCGCGGCCGACGCCGGCAGCCATCTGCCGCTGAGCAGCCGGGTGGCCCTGATGGACCTGGGCTGGCCGGTGGGCGACTGCCAGCTGTACCTGAACATCGGCGGCGACTTCGACTTCGCCGAGGCCGCGCGCAACCTGCGGCGGCTCGACTCGACCTTGCTGGGTTCGGCCATGTCGCATACCCCCAACGGCCTGAGCGTGCTGGCGCTGCCGCGCGACCTGGGCCAGATGCGCGACGTGTCGCAATCGGATTCGCTGCTGGTGTTCGAGCGCATGCGCCAGCATTTCGGCGTGGTGGTGGCCGATTCGGGCGGCTTCACCAATCCCGAATTCGTGGCCGGGCTGGCGCGCGCCTCGCAGCAGAACTGGATCGTCACCGACCAGAGCGTGGGCGCGCTGGTGTCGCTGGCCGGGCTGCTGCAAGAGCTGGAGCAACTGCACGTGGAGCGGCGCAGCCTGGGCCTGATCGTCAACCGCTACGACGAGCGCTACGGCATGACGGCGCAGCAGATCGCCGAGCGCTTCCAGCTGGAGCTGGTCGGCACGCTGCCGGATCGCACGCTGGCGCTGATGGTGTGTACCAACCAGGGGCACCTGCTGCACGAGGAGGCCGAGCGCGACATCTACGTGCGCGCGGTGCAGGCGCTGGCCGAGAAGCTGAGCGCGGAAGAAAACACCCCCGGCGGCCGCGCGAGCTGGCTGGCCACCTGGCTGCCCGGCGTGCATCGCCGCATGGTGGTCGAGTAA
- a CDS encoding type II and III secretion system protein family protein, which produces MMRFQRTTLICVLSAAAAMTCGAASLAQTAPAAGASAPARDIAVAVKGQQALMLDGAPVRIAIGDPDVADVKVLAASGKRQASVLLYGKKAGTTQLQIWTGANAAPQVWTVRVAGNVQQVMAGRGVAGGANVDVAGERAVVSGQAESPLTHQASVAAAGAAVGDKNVVDVSTAGTGGVVQVEVKVVEVSRSVMKQAGISFAGRSGPWGSTNSITPDGFPAPLGFNKGAALASGFSLFYDSNDFSARLRLLQNNGMARVLAEPTLVALTGQSASFLAGGELPIPEAGGLGTTTVTFKPFGIGLTVTPTVLSRERIALKVAPEASELDYSNAIAVSNGTNSTTLIPALRTRRADTTVELGDGESFVVSGLVSRQTRALVNKVPMLGDLPIIGSFFRSVDYTQEDTELVIVVTPRLVRPIARGVTLPLPGAKQEAADTAFNAWGYYLMGPVGGQQMPGFSR; this is translated from the coding sequence ATGATGAGATTTCAGCGCACCACCCTGATCTGCGTCCTGTCGGCCGCAGCGGCAATGACCTGCGGCGCGGCCAGCCTGGCGCAGACCGCCCCCGCGGCGGGCGCCAGCGCGCCGGCCCGCGACATCGCGGTTGCCGTCAAGGGCCAACAGGCGCTCATGCTGGACGGCGCGCCGGTCCGCATCGCCATCGGCGATCCGGACGTCGCCGACGTCAAGGTGCTGGCGGCCTCGGGCAAGCGGCAGGCGTCGGTGCTGCTGTATGGCAAGAAGGCCGGCACCACCCAATTGCAGATCTGGACCGGCGCCAACGCCGCGCCGCAGGTCTGGACCGTGCGGGTGGCGGGCAACGTGCAGCAGGTCATGGCCGGACGGGGTGTCGCCGGCGGCGCCAACGTCGACGTGGCGGGCGAGCGCGCGGTGGTGTCGGGCCAGGCCGAATCGCCGTTGACGCACCAGGCCTCGGTGGCGGCGGCCGGCGCGGCGGTGGGCGACAAGAACGTGGTCGACGTATCGACCGCCGGCACCGGCGGCGTGGTGCAGGTGGAAGTCAAGGTGGTCGAGGTGTCGCGTTCGGTGATGAAGCAGGCCGGCATCAGTTTCGCCGGCCGCAGCGGCCCGTGGGGCAGTACCAATTCGATCACCCCGGACGGCTTCCCGGCGCCGCTCGGATTCAACAAGGGAGCGGCCCTGGCCTCGGGCTTTTCGCTGTTCTACGACTCCAATGACTTCAGCGCCCGCCTGCGCCTGCTGCAGAACAATGGCATGGCGCGCGTGCTGGCCGAGCCGACGCTGGTCGCCTTGACGGGCCAGAGCGCCAGCTTCCTGGCGGGCGGCGAGCTGCCGATTCCAGAGGCCGGCGGCCTGGGCACCACCACGGTGACGTTCAAGCCGTTCGGCATCGGCCTGACGGTGACGCCCACGGTGCTGTCGCGCGAGCGGATCGCGTTGAAGGTGGCGCCGGAAGCCAGCGAGCTGGACTACAGCAACGCCATCGCGGTGTCCAACGGCACCAATTCGACCACGCTGATCCCGGCCCTGCGCACGCGTCGCGCCGACACCACGGTCGAGTTGGGCGATGGCGAAAGCTTCGTGGTCAGCGGCCTGGTGTCGCGCCAGACCAGGGCGCTGGTCAACAAAGTGCCGATGCTGGGCGACCTGCCCATCATCGGCTCGTTTTTCCGCAGCGTCGATTACACCCAGGAGGATACCGAGCTGGTCATCGTGGTGACGCCGCGCCTGGTGCGGCCCATTGCGCGCGGCGTGACGTTGCCGTTGCCGGGGGCCAAACAGGAAGCGGCCGATACCGCGTTCAACGCTTGGGGCTATTACCTGATGGGCCCTGTCGGCGGGCAGCAAATGCCGGGTTTCTCACGGTGA
- a CDS encoding CpaF family protein produces MIRTATIEFGGDGDKGFTSSNRFQEVKTAAYEHLLSRIEELGAEFGRWARSAIQEFVDIEVASFVRLRRVPINEGEMRQIAEALTKELAGLGPLEDLLADPAVEDILINGYDNVFVSRRGVLARETLRFTDNQHVLRIVRRILAPIGRRLDESSPMVDARLPDGGRLNVVIEPLAVDGPMVSIRKFRQDPLKPADLLTLGTFDEEIYRLLNEAVKNRCNILVSGGTSSGKTSLLNALAFFIPETERVVTVEDTAELSLNHPHVVRLESRQGGFDGSGAVSIRELIRNSLRMRPDRVVVGEVRGAEVMDMLQAMNTGHEGSMATIHANSPRECLYRIEMLAGFAGFQGSEDSLRRQIASALDFIVQIGRLSNGKRRVLSVTEVTGMGDNVISTQELYRHEAFATPEGEEKDRWNWLGIHPHTPKLARLRNEQRPVDNAPPEPDGGGFWSRRR; encoded by the coding sequence ATGATCAGGACAGCGACCATAGAATTCGGCGGCGATGGCGACAAGGGCTTCACATCGTCCAACCGCTTCCAGGAAGTGAAGACGGCGGCCTACGAGCACCTGCTCTCGCGCATCGAGGAGCTGGGCGCGGAGTTCGGCCGCTGGGCGCGTTCGGCGATCCAGGAATTCGTCGACATCGAGGTGGCCAGCTTCGTGCGCCTGCGCCGCGTGCCGATCAACGAAGGCGAGATGCGGCAGATCGCCGAGGCCCTGACCAAGGAATTGGCCGGCCTGGGGCCGCTGGAGGACCTGCTGGCCGACCCCGCGGTCGAGGACATCCTGATCAACGGCTACGACAACGTGTTCGTGTCGCGCCGCGGCGTGCTGGCGCGCGAGACGCTGCGCTTCACCGACAACCAGCACGTGCTGCGCATCGTGCGCCGCATCCTGGCGCCGATCGGCCGCCGGCTGGACGAGTCCAGTCCCATGGTGGACGCGCGCCTGCCCGACGGCGGCCGCCTGAACGTGGTGATCGAACCGCTGGCCGTGGACGGCCCGATGGTGTCGATCCGGAAATTCCGCCAGGACCCGCTCAAGCCGGCCGACCTGCTGACGCTGGGCACCTTCGACGAGGAAATCTACCGCCTGCTGAACGAAGCGGTGAAGAACCGCTGCAACATCCTGGTGTCCGGCGGCACCAGCTCGGGCAAGACTTCGCTCTTGAACGCGCTGGCCTTCTTCATCCCCGAGACCGAGCGCGTGGTGACGGTGGAGGACACCGCCGAACTGTCGCTGAACCACCCGCATGTGGTGCGGCTGGAATCGCGCCAGGGCGGCTTCGACGGCAGCGGCGCGGTCAGCATCCGCGAGCTGATCCGCAACAGCCTGCGGATGCGTCCCGACCGCGTGGTGGTGGGCGAGGTGCGCGGCGCCGAGGTCATGGACATGCTGCAGGCCATGAACACCGGCCACGAAGGCTCCATGGCCACGATCCACGCCAACTCGCCGCGCGAATGCCTGTACCGGATCGAGATGCTGGCGGGCTTCGCCGGCTTCCAGGGCAGCGAGGACAGCCTGCGGCGCCAGATCGCCAGCGCGCTCGACTTCATCGTGCAGATCGGCCGCCTGTCCAACGGCAAGCGCCGGGTGCTGTCGGTGACCGAGGTAACCGGCATGGGCGACAACGTGATCTCGACCCAGGAACTGTACCGCCACGAAGCCTTCGCCACGCCCGAGGGCGAGGAGAAGGACCGCTGGAACTGGCTCGGCATCCATCCGCACACCCCCAAGCTGGCCAGGCTGCGCAATGAACAGCGGCCTGTCGACAACGCGCCGCCCGAACCCGACGGCGGCGGCTTCTGGAGCAGGAGACGCTGA
- a CDS encoding ShlB/FhaC/HecB family hemolysin secretion/activation protein codes for MRRTLPASPLSLALFCMLAAVGAARADGPLRGNPVDAMPQIERPPGATQPPPVVQAATPEQLALQARLAQRIVPRHFDVTGVHEMPFEEVSALLAPLSGKEISLGELVQQVDKITQLYRDRGYPLSFALVQNQSFANGLVVVTVVEGYIGTVRIEGDIGNAQDRLESLAEPLKQEKPLKQATLERVLNLMRTVPGVKFTPSLDLPRRADGATELVLAASRQPVSLTGGVADLGTGMQPLVNAATNSLTPLGEQVKLTASIPFNTDDVKYVSGEIRVPLGNDGLAVKVDGYHYDARPEDEAIEYLGFNRRVKNDRIGIGVSYPFLLNNTRSLTGTLGVYAANSKDRYEAKNSDRWLQQDSQVRAANLEMRYIQVSESMTTDVTLGVAKGFDAAGAKKEISTNYGYSAVPVLDLDFTRYNLNAKQTFALPAQFGLTLSGAAQYSSNILPSSEQVSYGSWRYAMGYPQGEQSGDKGVGVSAEVNRRFGIGWEYLTNVQPYALIDYARTWYNNSGLQQLNQRHLSSVALGLRFTDDKYYLFDFNVAKPIGSATVNNDRDLRFNANYSLYYDAF; via the coding sequence ATGAGACGTACGCTTCCCGCAAGTCCGCTTTCCCTTGCCCTTTTCTGCATGCTGGCCGCCGTCGGCGCGGCGCGGGCCGACGGCCCCTTGCGCGGCAATCCGGTCGATGCCATGCCGCAGATCGAACGGCCGCCCGGCGCCACCCAGCCTCCCCCGGTGGTACAGGCCGCCACGCCGGAACAACTGGCGCTGCAGGCGCGGCTGGCGCAACGCATCGTGCCCCGGCATTTCGATGTCACGGGCGTGCACGAAATGCCGTTCGAGGAGGTTTCCGCCCTGCTCGCGCCGCTCTCGGGCAAGGAGATCAGCCTGGGCGAACTGGTGCAGCAGGTCGACAAGATCACGCAGTTGTACCGCGACCGCGGCTATCCGCTGTCGTTCGCGCTGGTCCAGAACCAGAGCTTCGCCAACGGGCTGGTGGTCGTCACCGTGGTCGAAGGCTATATCGGCACGGTGCGCATCGAAGGCGATATCGGCAACGCCCAGGACCGGCTGGAATCGTTGGCCGAGCCGCTCAAGCAGGAGAAACCGCTGAAGCAGGCCACGCTGGAGCGCGTGCTGAACCTGATGCGGACCGTGCCGGGCGTGAAGTTCACGCCTTCGCTGGACCTGCCGCGGCGCGCCGACGGCGCCACCGAACTGGTGCTGGCCGCCTCGCGTCAGCCGGTCAGCCTGACCGGCGGCGTGGCCGACCTGGGCACCGGCATGCAACCCCTGGTGAACGCCGCCACCAACAGCCTCACGCCGCTGGGCGAGCAGGTCAAGCTGACGGCGTCGATACCGTTCAATACCGACGACGTCAAATACGTGTCCGGCGAGATCCGCGTGCCGCTGGGCAACGACGGCCTGGCCGTCAAGGTGGACGGCTATCACTATGACGCGCGGCCCGAGGACGAGGCGATCGAGTACCTGGGCTTCAATCGCCGGGTCAAGAACGACCGCATCGGCATCGGCGTCAGCTATCCGTTCCTGTTGAACAACACCCGTTCGCTGACCGGCACGCTGGGCGTCTACGCCGCCAACTCCAAGGATCGCTACGAAGCCAAGAATTCCGATCGCTGGCTGCAGCAGGATTCGCAGGTGCGCGCCGCCAACCTCGAAATGCGCTATATCCAGGTGTCGGAATCCATGACGACCGACGTGACACTGGGCGTGGCCAAGGGCTTCGATGCGGCCGGCGCGAAGAAGGAGATCAGCACCAACTATGGCTATTCCGCCGTTCCCGTCCTCGACCTGGATTTCACGCGCTACAACCTGAACGCCAAGCAGACCTTCGCCCTGCCGGCCCAGTTCGGCCTGACCCTGTCTGGCGCGGCCCAGTATTCCAGCAACATCCTGCCGTCGTCGGAGCAAGTGTCGTACGGCAGCTGGCGCTACGCGATGGGCTATCCGCAGGGCGAGCAAAGTGGCGACAAGGGCGTGGGGGTTTCCGCCGAAGTCAATCGCCGCTTCGGCATCGGCTGGGAATATCTGACGAATGTGCAGCCTTACGCGCTGATCGACTATGCGCGCACCTGGTACAACAATTCAGGCTTGCAGCAATTGAATCAGCGTCACCTTTCCTCGGTGGCGCTGGGACTGCGCTTTACCGACGACAAGTACTACCTGTTCGATTTCAATGTGGCCAAGCCTATCGGTTCGGCGACGGTGAACAACGACCGCGACCTGCGCTTCAACGCCAATTACTCGCTGTATTACGACGCATTCTGA